From the genome of bacterium, one region includes:
- a CDS encoding DUF115 domain-containing protein, translating to MIGVGLGYLARELASRGMSIQCYEPFADLTLHLETAQLQSGDAGEVFSGLELLADATSGVGTGKRTIIAPYVLALQSYLPQPLRELIAEKHVLTQSRKKYAPIIKRNIDANLLLWHKLPKIQLSAHQSPKLGVAVGAGPTLTACVETLCAARSKLLLVAASGAVPALMSAGIEPDWIVVLESSDAAERDLDFVSPASRLVVFPWSHPAALECNRGLVFAADEDDLHTHSGTSGIAAADLALKLTNRELFLVGMELSDADGEYATGALRESANVARSAPKFMVMRHAAEEWALQNDMCSIMQVVPSGVAPVRGMEPVLAGDFSNALHSRISARIQASV from the coding sequence TTGATCGGCGTTGGCCTTGGCTATTTGGCGCGCGAGCTCGCCAGTCGAGGAATGTCAATTCAATGCTATGAGCCATTTGCTGACCTCACACTGCATCTCGAAACTGCGCAGTTGCAGTCAGGCGACGCCGGCGAAGTCTTCAGCGGCCTTGAATTGCTTGCGGATGCTACATCTGGTGTTGGTACCGGTAAACGCACAATCATCGCACCTTACGTTCTTGCACTGCAATCCTATCTACCGCAGCCGCTTCGCGAGTTGATCGCGGAAAAGCATGTTCTGACGCAGTCACGCAAGAAGTACGCGCCAATTATCAAGCGTAACATTGACGCGAATCTCCTATTGTGGCACAAGCTGCCGAAAATTCAGTTGAGTGCGCATCAATCACCAAAACTTGGCGTGGCTGTTGGCGCCGGGCCTACGCTCACAGCTTGCGTAGAGACGCTGTGCGCCGCGCGCAGCAAATTGCTTTTGGTCGCTGCGTCGGGAGCCGTACCAGCACTGATGTCGGCAGGCATCGAGCCGGATTGGATTGTTGTGTTAGAGTCGAGTGACGCGGCAGAACGTGATCTTGATTTTGTTTCGCCGGCGAGTCGACTTGTGGTCTTTCCCTGGTCACATCCCGCAGCTCTCGAATGTAACCGTGGCTTGGTTTTCGCTGCCGACGAGGACGATCTCCATACGCACAGCGGAACGAGCGGAATTGCCGCAGCCGATCTGGCTTTGAAACTTACCAACCGCGAGCTGTTTTTGGTTGGCATGGAGTTGTCGGATGCGGATGGCGAGTATGCCACAGGTGCGTTGCGTGAAAGCGCCAATGTGGCGCGTTCTGCACCGAAATTCATGGTCATGCGTCATGCGGCGGAGGAGTGGGCCTTGCAAAACGACATGTGCAGCATCATGCAAGTCGTTCCAAGTGGTGTTGCGCCGGTACGGGGAATGGAGCCGGTGCTAGCAGGTGACTTTTCAAACGCTTTGCATTCACGCATCTCAGCACGTATCCAGGCGTCTGTATAA
- a CDS encoding glycosyltransferase family 9 protein, protein MKRALVIAITRLGDLIQIEPMLRALKAAGRAEHITLLVERSFVDIASELPSADDLQVVDFAKILGTLNGSSGVLPVADYMALSHAIVREKHATLVNVTHTRPSMVLAALAGEDSIGVTLDRDGHQVVNNSWLQYFFATNLARPWCSFNLVDIYVNAITPQTKFADRKPQLLDSAPGQRAVRRDWQGLKVLLHAGASQSDKQWPEQSFVHLAKALLDRGASIALIGARRLESNHPFPTHARLQDLTGRTSVRDVIELCRQADVMVSADSGPVHIAAATRLPLVVIEGGSAHAFETAPYDLNALVLQPHLSDVTKRIPSKSVTSAPAEVVPVTAVLAALELRMFGEPIALPTREYTIYETREDRNVPGLMLAPVVGTHRAYESWQRRLRRFWSQAIGGEASLNASVEGEIARLFSDCAQQAQRVSRAASSVATLQARANALSAAERKLQERLLRQPALHHVAQFLQIARSSVQGDVARQADALAALYSACSMAADALDKANSEMINMTYRNTPSLEGVA, encoded by the coding sequence GTGAAGCGGGCACTGGTCATCGCTATCACCCGGCTCGGCGATCTCATTCAAATCGAGCCGATGCTGCGCGCACTCAAAGCAGCCGGACGCGCCGAGCACATAACCTTGCTGGTGGAGAGATCCTTTGTCGATATCGCATCCGAACTGCCTTCAGCGGATGATCTGCAAGTTGTGGACTTCGCGAAGATTCTCGGTACCCTAAACGGCAGCTCGGGTGTGCTTCCAGTGGCCGACTATATGGCACTGTCACATGCAATCGTGCGTGAAAAGCACGCGACGCTTGTCAACGTTACGCACACTCGACCTTCGATGGTCCTCGCGGCGCTTGCGGGAGAAGATTCCATTGGCGTAACACTTGACCGGGACGGTCATCAAGTCGTGAACAACTCGTGGCTGCAGTATTTCTTCGCGACGAATTTGGCGAGGCCATGGTGCTCCTTCAATCTTGTTGATATCTACGTAAACGCCATTACGCCACAGACGAAGTTCGCTGATCGAAAGCCGCAGCTACTCGACTCGGCGCCCGGACAACGGGCTGTGCGGAGAGACTGGCAGGGTCTGAAAGTGCTGCTGCACGCGGGTGCGTCTCAATCGGATAAGCAATGGCCGGAGCAGTCGTTTGTTCATTTGGCCAAGGCGCTTCTGGACCGCGGCGCGAGCATCGCCCTAATCGGCGCGCGGCGTTTGGAGTCGAATCATCCATTCCCGACGCACGCTCGCTTGCAGGACCTGACGGGCCGAACGTCGGTGCGCGATGTGATTGAGCTATGCCGCCAAGCGGATGTTATGGTGTCCGCGGATTCCGGTCCGGTGCATATTGCGGCGGCGACGCGCTTGCCATTAGTTGTGATCGAGGGCGGATCGGCGCATGCCTTTGAGACGGCGCCCTATGATCTGAACGCGCTTGTACTGCAGCCCCATCTATCGGATGTCACCAAACGCATTCCGAGCAAGTCGGTGACGTCGGCGCCCGCGGAAGTCGTACCGGTTACGGCTGTGCTTGCCGCGCTTGAACTGCGGATGTTCGGCGAGCCCATCGCGTTGCCGACTCGCGAGTACACGATCTATGAAACGCGTGAAGATAGGAACGTTCCCGGGTTGATGCTTGCGCCGGTGGTCGGTACGCATCGCGCTTATGAATCATGGCAACGCAGACTGCGGCGTTTCTGGTCCCAGGCCATCGGCGGTGAAGCGTCGTTGAACGCCAGCGTTGAGGGCGAAATCGCTCGTCTATTTTCGGACTGCGCGCAGCAGGCGCAGCGCGTAAGCAGGGCGGCATCGTCTGTTGCGACGCTGCAAGCGCGCGCCAACGCTTTGTCCGCGGCTGAACGAAAACTACAAGAGCGACTCCTGCGCCAGCCCGCCCTGCATCACGTCGCGCAGTTCCTGCAAATCGCCCGTTCAAGCGTTCAGGGTGACGTGGCGCGGCAGGCCGATGCGTTGGCCGCGCTGTATTCCGCTTGCAGTATGGCGGCCGACGCGCTTGACAAAGCCAACAGTGAAATGATTAACATGACATATCGCAACACTCCATCCCTCGAGGGGGTAGCATGA
- a CDS encoding glycosyltransferase gives MIRLTHTSMDMRLPQRTIVVPTPLYGGSLPIAYHAASAFEQLGNNVHVLPFDSAYSLYELFGGVGAMAPRLKGRLAELLADFACETAIALHADLVWYTAQSPVTIAALQRLREAGITTALWFVEDVRRFDYWRHIVADFDCVYTIQVGDAAEALRQHGARKVVYLPMAANPALHRPLTIADADRLRYGAPVSFVGAGYPNRVALFERLPIPDLKIWGNDWPTEWNSRLQENGRRVTSEETALIYNASKINLNLHSAVNDELLMRGDFVNPRTFEIAACGAFQLVNDQAPLADLFDDSEVAVVRSLQDLVSALERFSKDEGMRSAMAERARQRVLREHTYVQRMRAALEALFPNHGTVDRSPQKAARSTALYTMRDLKDAAWGDADMQEFLSQFADNERAALDTLVSKLPNGTRSMTRAEMIVLLMKEFRQWGVDKGVIVA, from the coding sequence ATGATTCGACTCACACACACTTCCATGGACATGCGTCTGCCGCAACGCACGATTGTTGTGCCAACACCGCTTTACGGCGGCAGCCTACCGATCGCGTATCACGCGGCATCGGCCTTCGAGCAGTTGGGAAACAATGTGCATGTGCTGCCTTTTGACAGTGCGTACTCGCTTTATGAGTTGTTCGGTGGAGTGGGTGCCATGGCTCCGCGACTTAAGGGGCGGCTTGCCGAGTTGTTGGCGGACTTCGCGTGTGAAACGGCTATTGCCCTGCATGCGGACCTCGTGTGGTACACCGCTCAAAGCCCGGTGACCATTGCTGCATTGCAACGACTTCGCGAGGCCGGTATTACCACCGCGCTCTGGTTCGTTGAAGATGTGCGGCGATTCGACTACTGGCGCCACATCGTAGCTGACTTTGACTGCGTCTATACTATTCAGGTCGGCGACGCTGCAGAGGCACTGCGGCAGCATGGCGCGCGAAAAGTCGTGTACTTGCCGATGGCGGCCAATCCCGCTTTGCATCGACCGCTCACAATCGCTGATGCCGATCGCTTGCGGTACGGTGCTCCGGTGTCGTTTGTTGGCGCAGGATATCCCAACCGTGTCGCGCTGTTCGAGCGTCTGCCCATTCCCGACCTAAAGATCTGGGGCAATGACTGGCCGACAGAGTGGAACAGCCGTCTGCAGGAGAATGGCCGCCGGGTAACGTCTGAAGAGACCGCGCTAATTTACAACGCTTCCAAAATCAACCTGAATCTGCACAGTGCGGTCAATGACGAGCTTCTGATGCGCGGTGACTTCGTCAATCCGCGCACCTTTGAGATTGCCGCCTGCGGGGCGTTTCAACTCGTAAACGACCAAGCGCCATTGGCCGATCTGTTTGATGATAGCGAAGTTGCCGTGGTTCGTTCGCTTCAAGATCTTGTCAGCGCGCTTGAGCGCTTCTCCAAAGACGAGGGAATGCGTTCGGCGATGGCCGAGCGAGCTCGCCAACGTGTGTTGCGCGAGCATACTTATGTTCAGCGGATGCGAGCCGCGCTCGAGGCGTTGTTCCCAAATCATGGAACAGTGGATCGGTCGCCGCAAAAGGCTGCCCGTTCGACGGCACTTTACACCATGCGCGATCTGAAGGATGCGGCTTGGGGCGACGCGGATATGCAGGAATTTCTTTCGCAGTTTGCTGACAACGAGCGTGCGGCGCTTGATACGTTGGTTTCCAAACTTCCCAACGGAACGCGCTCGATGACACGTGCCGAGATGATCGTCCTTCTCATGAAGGAGTTTCGGCAGTGGGGAGTGGACAAAGGAGTCATTGTAGCGTGA
- a CDS encoding glycosyltransferase, whose product MPLSENAYQYDVSIVIPVFNRRDLTERCLEAIARSSNHASYEVIVINNGSTDDTAQLLSSIEGDMTVITNKTNEGFAAACNRGARLATGRYLLLLNNDTEVSDDYLDNMLAAANAQDKCGAVGTKLLYANGRVQHAGIAFNQDGTPYHIFQNFAADHPAVTTSRMMQAVTAACMLVSREVYNQFGGFDSGYRNGFEDIDFCLRLTEQGYRNYYCADCEILHHEESSPGRKDNDRENLQRFNARWAATIIPDEERYLAEFNLRLVWGAQGGRYESLTGDQTGGNPDTPLDIASLLDRAQKKYLEGRHDDAATILHTIVERKMTFARDDEFETWQLLGNCMARLNRAAEAETAFIHAAEVNNESERPFLGLGSVALMQENWTAAQYGFLAALTRKPAAPRAEFGLGISLAARGRHNEALKHFQQVVAADARNSEAVFYLYRSALEVGQPDAAISALSSYLEQFPNDADFWFHLAGALWKNGSPDDAIEACERVLDLNPQHADAQSTLEYMESRVGATA is encoded by the coding sequence ATGCCGCTGTCTGAAAATGCATATCAGTACGACGTGTCCATCGTCATCCCCGTTTTCAATCGCCGTGATTTAACGGAGCGCTGCCTGGAAGCCATCGCGCGCAGTTCCAACCACGCGTCCTATGAGGTCATTGTGATAAACAACGGCTCTACGGATGACACGGCGCAGCTCTTGTCGAGCATCGAAGGCGACATGACCGTGATAACCAACAAGACCAACGAAGGGTTCGCGGCGGCCTGTAATCGCGGTGCGCGTTTGGCGACCGGACGTTATCTGCTCCTGTTGAACAATGACACAGAAGTCTCCGACGACTATCTTGACAATATGCTCGCAGCTGCAAACGCTCAGGACAAGTGCGGCGCGGTCGGCACGAAGCTGCTCTATGCAAATGGTCGCGTTCAGCATGCTGGGATCGCTTTTAATCAAGATGGCACCCCTTACCACATCTTCCAGAATTTCGCAGCCGATCACCCGGCTGTCACGACATCGCGCATGATGCAAGCCGTCACTGCAGCCTGCATGCTCGTTAGCCGGGAGGTCTACAATCAATTTGGCGGCTTTGACTCAGGCTATCGCAATGGATTTGAAGACATTGATTTCTGCCTGCGCCTGACAGAGCAAGGTTATCGCAATTACTATTGCGCCGATTGCGAGATCCTGCACCACGAGGAGTCAAGTCCTGGTCGCAAGGATAATGATCGCGAGAACTTGCAACGATTCAACGCGCGCTGGGCGGCGACGATTATTCCCGACGAAGAGCGTTATCTGGCCGAGTTTAATCTGCGCCTCGTGTGGGGAGCGCAAGGCGGACGTTACGAATCACTAACCGGCGACCAGACCGGCGGCAATCCGGATACGCCGTTGGACATCGCGTCGCTGCTGGATCGTGCGCAGAAGAAGTACTTGGAAGGAAGGCACGATGATGCCGCGACCATATTGCATACAATTGTTGAACGCAAAATGACCTTTGCGCGCGACGACGAGTTTGAAACGTGGCAACTGCTCGGCAACTGCATGGCACGATTGAATCGCGCGGCTGAGGCGGAGACGGCGTTCATTCACGCAGCCGAAGTAAACAACGAATCCGAACGTCCGTTCTTGGGCCTGGGTTCCGTGGCGTTAATGCAGGAAAATTGGACCGCGGCGCAATACGGTTTCCTTGCGGCCTTAACTCGTAAGCCTGCCGCACCACGCGCGGAGTTTGGTTTGGGCATCAGTTTGGCCGCCCGGGGACGCCACAATGAAGCCTTGAAGCACTTTCAGCAGGTCGTCGCGGCCGATGCTCGCAACAGCGAGGCCGTCTTCTATTTATATAGATCCGCGCTCGAAGTCGGTCAGCCTGATGCAGCGATCAGTGCGTTGTCGTCCTACTTGGAGCAATTCCCCAATGATGCTGACTTCTGGTTCCATCTGGCCGGCGCACTGTGGAAGAACGGATCTCCCGATGACGCCATTGAAGCATGTGAGCGCGTACTGGACTTGAATCCGCAGCACGCTGATGCGCAAAGTACGTTAGAATACATGGAAAGCCGTGTCGGAGCAACGGCCTAA